The proteins below come from a single Arthrobacter sp. B1I2 genomic window:
- a CDS encoding urea amidolyase associated protein UAAP1, translating to MTQTIETPVTGTATTAGARAHAREQHGKTAETMRHVPAASAPARLTTGLPDGASPTWAESLAFGRYTSMALARGTRIRLTDTGGDACVHTLLYRTGALHERLNAADTVKVPWQAYPGTGHPLLSDAGRLMATIVADTSSRHDALTGATTLAGNTARYGSGTAHSASPAARELLTLGALKNGLGPRDVAPSLSFFKGITVDPAGSITFTGSAGPGAAVELLLQMDAVLVLANTAHPLDPRPDFTGTAVDIVAWHAPQDLAELESGRLAGPLAPEHLQALRNTEHDLTARNAR from the coding sequence ATGACACAGACCATCGAAACGCCAGTCACTGGCACGGCCACCACGGCCGGCGCCCGCGCCCACGCCAGGGAACAGCACGGCAAGACCGCCGAAACCATGCGCCACGTGCCGGCAGCTTCGGCGCCGGCCCGCCTGACGACCGGACTGCCCGACGGCGCGTCCCCCACTTGGGCCGAATCCCTCGCCTTTGGCCGTTACACCAGCATGGCCCTGGCCCGCGGCACCCGGATCCGGCTGACCGACACCGGCGGTGACGCCTGCGTGCACACCCTCCTGTACCGCACCGGCGCCCTTCACGAACGCCTCAATGCCGCGGACACCGTCAAAGTCCCGTGGCAGGCCTACCCGGGAACGGGCCACCCGCTGCTGTCCGACGCCGGCCGCCTGATGGCCACGATCGTTGCTGACACCTCGTCCCGCCACGACGCACTCACAGGCGCCACCACCCTCGCCGGCAACACCGCCAGGTACGGCTCCGGAACCGCCCACAGCGCCTCCCCGGCAGCACGCGAACTGCTCACCCTCGGCGCGCTGAAGAACGGCCTGGGCCCCCGGGATGTGGCGCCGTCGCTGTCCTTCTTCAAAGGCATCACCGTGGACCCTGCAGGCAGCATCACCTTCACCGGAAGCGCGGGGCCGGGTGCCGCCGTCGAACTCCTGCTCCAGATGGACGCAGTGCTGGTACTGGCCAACACCGCCCACCCGCTGGACCCACGGCCGGACTTCACCGGGACGGCCGTGGACATCGTCGCCTGGCACGCACCGCAGGACCTCGCCGAACTGGAGTCAGGCCGCCTGGCCGGCCCGCTGGCCCCGGAACACCTGCAGGCCCTCCGCAACACCGAACACGACCTCACCGCAAGGAACGCCCGATGA
- a CDS encoding alpha/beta fold hydrolase: protein MTRENIRTPDGGTVELFSTGAELASAGSGVVVVPPSMVTAADYTKFAQKLSASLGRPVHTFNRRGRGSSSPQPEDYTLDVDIRDLATVMKHTSSTDVFGHSFGGAVALHAARTLPVERLAVYDPAVSVNGSVTADWIVEYERAIAAGDHDRALAVIQRGLEAGGSFSSRMPLSMLTLANKLTAGTTEGKQQRELMRTGVREIRAIIAADMPAEPFQALPLETLIVVGEKSPAYFGIACGQIHDVLSGSSYTILPGFGHDGAIKAPDKLIKELSDFFAG, encoded by the coding sequence ATGACGCGAGAGAACATCAGGACCCCCGACGGCGGCACTGTGGAGCTCTTCTCCACCGGCGCTGAACTTGCTTCTGCAGGTTCGGGCGTGGTGGTTGTGCCGCCCTCCATGGTGACGGCCGCGGATTACACCAAGTTCGCCCAAAAACTGAGCGCCTCCCTGGGCCGGCCGGTGCACACCTTCAACCGGCGGGGGCGTGGGTCCTCGTCGCCGCAGCCCGAGGATTACACACTCGACGTGGACATCCGGGACCTGGCCACGGTCATGAAGCACACCTCCAGCACTGACGTCTTCGGCCACAGCTTCGGCGGCGCCGTCGCCCTGCACGCTGCGCGGACCCTTCCCGTGGAACGGCTCGCCGTCTATGACCCGGCGGTCTCGGTGAACGGCAGCGTCACAGCCGACTGGATCGTGGAGTATGAGCGGGCCATCGCAGCCGGAGACCATGACCGCGCCCTCGCCGTGATCCAGCGGGGCCTGGAAGCCGGTGGTTCCTTTTCATCGCGCATGCCGCTGTCCATGCTCACCCTCGCCAACAAGCTGACCGCAGGCACCACCGAAGGAAAGCAGCAGCGCGAGCTGATGCGCACCGGCGTCCGTGAGATCAGAGCGATTATTGCCGCGGACATGCCGGCTGAACCGTTCCAGGCGCTGCCCCTGGAGACGTTGATTGTGGTTGGCGAAAAGTCTCCGGCCTACTTCGGCATCGCCTGCGGCCAGATCCATGATGTGCTCTCCGGCTCCAGCTACACCATCCTGCCCGGCTTCGGCCACGACGGCGCCATCAAGGCCCCGGACAAGCTGATCAAGGAACTGAGCGACTTCTTCGCGGGCTGA
- the atzF gene encoding allophanate hydrolase has product MSTNSTGKATRRVQAALAAVEAADRPEIWITLRSGEDLLAEAGTIDAAAAGGADLPLAGLLLAVKNNVDVAGIPTTAACPGFAYTPEKDAEAVARLRAAGALVLGATNLDQFATGLVGTRSPYGAVRDSRRPEYISGGSSSGSAVAVALGLVDIAIGTDTAGSGRVPAGLQGIVGIKATLNVVSTAGVVPACRSWDAVTIFARHLSTAELAMGVMAGNSRPWPADIRLAAPERPRVAYPATLPALPEAWAAEFHHQIDRLRDTGVDAQAIEFDAFLDAARLLYDGALVAERHAAVGAFLEKNDGGAGGPAGIDPTVEGIIRAAGTVPAHRYIADTARLEALKGKAMTGLEGFDALLVPTAPFHPTLAEVAADPVGVNSLMGTYTNFCNLFDLCAVAVPAGEVDGAQFGLTVVGRTFDDALAADIARRIETTPAPPALFDGAVAHLEAAPGQPSSSAPWPLAAGATAVPLVVVGAHRKGQPLAPQLEELGAFWDGPVRTAARYRMVALDTVPAKPGVYRSDDGAELVGERWLLSPAALGTFLASLPEPMLLGSVQLSDGSTAVGFACDAVAAAGGKDITAWGDWLADRNVEPKPRTVWRDLGEVALAGFSRGERG; this is encoded by the coding sequence ATGAGCACAAACAGCACCGGCAAGGCCACACGGCGCGTCCAGGCTGCGCTCGCGGCGGTTGAAGCAGCGGACCGTCCCGAAATTTGGATAACGCTCCGCAGCGGCGAGGACCTCCTGGCGGAGGCCGGCACCATCGACGCCGCGGCGGCCGGCGGCGCGGACCTTCCGCTGGCCGGGCTGCTGCTCGCCGTCAAGAACAACGTTGACGTGGCAGGCATCCCCACCACGGCGGCCTGCCCGGGCTTTGCGTATACCCCGGAAAAGGATGCCGAAGCAGTGGCCCGGCTCCGTGCCGCCGGTGCCCTGGTCCTGGGCGCCACCAACCTGGACCAGTTCGCCACCGGCCTCGTGGGGACCCGGAGTCCATACGGCGCCGTCCGCGATTCCCGCCGGCCGGAGTACATCTCCGGCGGTTCCAGCTCCGGCTCCGCGGTGGCCGTGGCACTGGGACTGGTGGACATTGCCATTGGTACGGATACCGCCGGCTCGGGCCGGGTCCCGGCCGGGCTGCAGGGCATTGTGGGCATCAAGGCAACGCTGAACGTCGTCTCCACGGCGGGGGTGGTGCCCGCCTGCCGGTCCTGGGACGCCGTCACCATCTTTGCGCGGCACCTGTCCACCGCCGAACTCGCCATGGGCGTCATGGCCGGCAACTCCCGGCCCTGGCCGGCGGACATCCGGCTGGCAGCGCCGGAAAGGCCGAGGGTGGCCTACCCCGCAACCCTGCCGGCACTCCCGGAGGCCTGGGCCGCCGAATTCCACCACCAGATTGACCGGTTGCGGGACACCGGCGTGGACGCCCAGGCCATCGAATTTGATGCCTTCCTCGATGCCGCACGGCTGCTGTACGACGGCGCCCTGGTTGCCGAACGCCACGCTGCGGTGGGGGCGTTCCTGGAGAAGAACGACGGCGGCGCTGGTGGCCCGGCGGGTATCGATCCCACGGTGGAGGGCATCATCCGGGCAGCCGGCACCGTTCCCGCCCACCGCTACATCGCGGACACGGCCCGGCTCGAAGCGCTGAAAGGGAAGGCCATGACGGGGCTGGAAGGCTTCGACGCCCTCCTTGTTCCCACGGCGCCCTTCCACCCCACCCTCGCCGAGGTTGCCGCGGACCCCGTGGGCGTGAACTCGCTGATGGGCACCTACACGAACTTCTGCAACCTGTTCGACCTCTGCGCCGTAGCCGTCCCTGCCGGGGAAGTGGACGGCGCCCAGTTCGGGCTCACAGTGGTGGGCCGGACCTTCGATGACGCCTTGGCAGCGGACATCGCCCGCCGAATCGAAACCACCCCCGCCCCGCCCGCACTCTTCGACGGCGCTGTGGCGCACCTCGAAGCGGCACCCGGCCAGCCGTCGTCGTCCGCGCCCTGGCCTCTGGCCGCCGGTGCAACCGCCGTGCCGCTGGTGGTGGTGGGTGCACACCGCAAGGGCCAGCCACTGGCCCCGCAGCTGGAGGAACTCGGGGCGTTCTGGGACGGCCCGGTCCGGACCGCTGCGCGTTACCGGATGGTGGCGCTGGACACGGTGCCGGCCAAGCCTGGCGTCTACCGGTCCGACGACGGAGCAGAGCTGGTGGGGGAGCGGTGGCTGCTGTCCCCGGCGGCCCTGGGGACGTTCCTGGCATCCCTTCCCGAACCCATGCTCCTCGGATCCGTGCAGCTTTCGGACGGCTCCACCGCTGTTGGTTTCGCCTGCGACGCCGTTGCCGCTGCCGGCGGGAAGGACATCACGGCCTGGGGTGACTGGCTGGCGGACCGGAACGTGGAACCGAAGCCGCGGACCGTGTGGCGGGACCTTGGGGAGGTTGCCCTGGCCGGTTTCAGCCGCGGCGAACGGGGCTGA
- a CDS encoding urea amidolyase associated protein UAAP2, whose protein sequence is MNTAIHTETIAEARDIALAPGDVVLDEFVEARGPWSAVVAAGDVLTIVDLEGNQAVDCLLYAAGDTTVRYSAPVTIASQQSIVLTTGSVLRADTGAPLMTVVADEVGVHDTIGGACSQESNTLRYGQHTREQHACVENFLIEGSRWGLGKRDLVSNINWFMNVPVDPDGALGIVDGLSAPGKRVALKAEVDTLVLVSNCPQINNPCNGFNPTPVRMIVTRPEAAK, encoded by the coding sequence ATGAACACCGCCATCCACACTGAAACCATCGCGGAGGCCCGCGACATTGCCCTCGCACCCGGCGACGTGGTGCTTGACGAATTCGTCGAGGCCCGCGGCCCCTGGTCCGCCGTCGTGGCCGCCGGGGATGTGCTGACCATCGTGGACCTTGAGGGCAACCAGGCCGTGGACTGCCTGTTGTACGCGGCGGGGGACACCACCGTGCGTTACTCGGCACCGGTCACCATCGCCTCACAGCAATCGATCGTCCTGACCACGGGTTCGGTCCTGCGCGCCGACACCGGTGCGCCGCTGATGACTGTCGTGGCTGACGAAGTGGGCGTGCATGACACCATCGGGGGCGCCTGCTCACAGGAGTCCAACACCCTCCGCTACGGCCAGCACACCCGGGAACAGCATGCCTGCGTGGAGAACTTCCTGATCGAGGGCTCGCGCTGGGGCCTGGGCAAGCGGGACCTGGTGTCCAACATCAACTGGTTCATGAACGTCCCCGTGGACCCGGACGGCGCCCTGGGCATCGTTGACGGCCTGTCCGCCCCCGGCAAGCGCGTGGCCCTGAAAGCGGAGGTGGACACCCTGGTGCTCGTCTCCAACTGCCCGCAAATCAACAACCCCTGCAACGGCTTCAACCCCACCCCCGTCCGCATGATCGTCACCCGGCCGGAGGCAGCCAAGTGA
- a CDS encoding TetR/AcrR family transcriptional regulator — protein MTSAGPGRPRHQQPSRPGATARDEILDAAAELFTTQGFASTSTRSIADAVGIRQSSLYHHFKTKDDILEDLLEGTVSGGLKFARAVAALPADAAGTESPAGSRLYAVALYDGTQLCSARWNLGVLYHLPEVRSTRFARFLSDRRELRRLYGELGTGLSATPAAPDGGDFTFRLVESLIYLRADGAVSAESAMQAADAGLILCGLGHRLPAIRAAGQALIDRLA, from the coding sequence GTGACTTCCGCCGGACCGGGACGCCCCCGCCATCAACAGCCCTCGCGGCCGGGTGCCACCGCCCGCGATGAAATCCTCGACGCCGCAGCGGAGCTCTTCACCACCCAGGGCTTTGCCAGCACCTCCACCCGTTCCATCGCAGACGCGGTTGGCATCCGGCAGTCGTCCCTCTACCACCACTTCAAAACCAAGGACGATATCCTCGAGGACCTCCTGGAGGGGACGGTGTCCGGTGGCCTGAAGTTCGCGCGCGCGGTGGCCGCGCTGCCTGCTGACGCCGCTGGAACGGAAAGCCCGGCTGGGAGCCGGCTCTACGCCGTCGCGCTTTACGACGGCACCCAGCTGTGCAGCGCCCGGTGGAACCTTGGCGTGCTGTACCACCTGCCGGAGGTCCGCAGCACCCGCTTTGCCCGGTTCCTCAGTGACCGCCGGGAGCTCAGGCGGCTTTACGGGGAACTGGGGACCGGCTTGTCGGCCACCCCGGCCGCACCGGACGGCGGTGACTTCACCTTCCGCCTGGTCGAGTCCCTCATCTACCTCCGCGCGGACGGCGCAGTAAGCGCAGAATCGGCCATGCAGGCGGCGGATGCCGGGCTGATCCTTTGCGGGCTCGGGCACCGGCTTCCGGCCATTCGCGCGGCCGGCCAGGCCCTCATAGACCGCCTGGCCTGA
- a CDS encoding amino acid permease — translation MTSTVLPTVHQDDADLTSLGYQPTLHRKLGRYASFAAGFSFVSILTTIFQLFAFGYSFAGPAFFWTWPVVLVGQLLVALNFAELAARYPLSGAVYQWARRVGGEGVGWFAGWFMAIAQVVTAAAAAIALQVVLPQLWDGFQVVGGDSALNTVTGASNAVVLGAVLLVATTVINSLGVKLMAHVNSVGVTCEIVGVVAVILALISAAQRGPDVVADTSVMQGSDLGAVGAFLVSGLMAAYVMVGFNSAGELSEETKDPRRTAPRTILSALLISGIGGALMIITALMAAPSLDDGRLATEGLPYVLTAVLGTFWGKVLLVDVAIAIFVCTLAIQTAGSRLVFSMARDGKLPASALLSSVHPTRGTPMWPSIVIGALAVAVLAINVGNAALFTTLCSVCIVMVYLAYLLVTVPQLLNRLRGDWERVGQTMPAGLFSLGRWGLPVNILAVLYGGVMVVNLAWPRPEVYDPSGENPILLWSAPLMVTAVLLLGIWVRSRNLAAKA, via the coding sequence ATGACATCAACCGTCCTCCCCACCGTCCACCAGGACGATGCAGACCTGACGTCCCTTGGCTACCAGCCCACCCTGCACCGAAAGCTCGGCCGCTACGCTTCCTTTGCCGCCGGCTTTTCCTTCGTGTCCATCCTCACCACCATCTTCCAGCTCTTCGCGTTCGGCTACTCCTTCGCCGGGCCCGCGTTCTTCTGGACCTGGCCGGTTGTCCTGGTGGGGCAGCTGCTCGTGGCGCTGAATTTCGCCGAACTCGCTGCCCGCTACCCCCTGTCCGGTGCCGTGTACCAGTGGGCTCGCCGCGTTGGGGGAGAGGGAGTGGGCTGGTTCGCCGGCTGGTTCATGGCCATCGCGCAGGTGGTCACAGCTGCCGCTGCAGCCATCGCCCTGCAGGTGGTCCTGCCCCAACTGTGGGACGGCTTCCAGGTGGTAGGCGGTGATTCCGCGCTGAACACCGTGACCGGAGCCTCCAACGCGGTGGTGCTCGGCGCCGTCCTCCTGGTGGCCACCACCGTCATCAACTCCCTGGGCGTGAAGCTGATGGCCCACGTGAACTCAGTGGGCGTTACCTGCGAGATCGTGGGCGTAGTGGCGGTGATCCTGGCCCTCATCAGCGCCGCCCAGCGCGGACCGGACGTGGTTGCCGACACCAGCGTGATGCAGGGGTCCGACCTTGGCGCCGTGGGAGCCTTCCTGGTCTCAGGACTGATGGCCGCCTACGTCATGGTGGGCTTCAACTCGGCCGGTGAACTGTCCGAAGAAACCAAGGACCCGCGCCGCACCGCACCGCGGACCATCCTCTCCGCCCTGCTCATCTCCGGCATCGGCGGCGCGCTGATGATCATCACCGCCCTGATGGCCGCGCCCAGCCTCGACGACGGCCGTCTCGCCACCGAGGGCCTGCCCTACGTCCTCACCGCAGTCCTGGGCACCTTCTGGGGCAAGGTCCTGCTGGTGGATGTGGCCATCGCCATCTTCGTCTGCACCCTGGCGATCCAGACTGCCGGTTCCCGCCTGGTCTTCTCCATGGCCCGCGACGGCAAGCTCCCGGCGTCGGCCTTGCTCTCCTCCGTCCACCCCACCCGCGGCACGCCCATGTGGCCCTCCATCGTGATCGGCGCCCTGGCTGTTGCGGTGCTGGCCATCAACGTAGGCAACGCGGCGCTGTTCACCACCCTGTGCAGCGTCTGCATCGTGATGGTCTACCTTGCCTACCTCCTGGTCACCGTCCCGCAGTTGCTCAACCGGCTTCGCGGCGACTGGGAGCGGGTGGGGCAGACCATGCCGGCAGGCCTCTTCTCACTGGGCCGCTGGGGCCTTCCCGTCAATATCCTCGCCGTCCTCTACGGCGGTGTCATGGTGGTCAACCTGGCGTGGCCCCGGCCCGAGGTGTACGACCCCTCCGGAGAGAACCCAATCCTCCTCTGGTCCGCGCCCCTGATGGTCACTGCCGTACTGCTCCTGGGCATCTGGGTCCGGAGCCGGAACCTGGCAGCCAAGGCCTGA
- the uca gene encoding urea carboxylase, with protein MNSFNTLLIANRGEIACRIIESATKLGLRTVAVFSEADRGAKHVRLADEAVLLGPAPAKESYLRVDAILAAAKATGAGAIHPGYGFLSEDAAFAEAVEAAGLVFVGPTAEQLRIFGTKHTARDAARAAGVPMIAGSGLLEDVDDAVQAGKAIGFPLMLKATGGGGGIGMTVCRSEAELVESFPRVARLAGASFGTAGVFAERYVENARHVEVQIFGDGEGRVVSLGDRDCSLQRRHQKVLEEAPAPDLPAELREELHRSSRALCASLNYRSAGTVEFVYDSARKEASFLEVNARLQVEHPVTEAVTGVDLVEWMLRLAQGGSEAQTVLESLPDSLPVTGSAVEARLYAEDPARGFQPSAGTVTNAAYPTAAEARVDAWVETGTEVATNYDPLLGKIITSGATRTEAFDRLAAALENTRIDGIETNLGMLRAVSGMDVVRSVQHSTNTLDNVGDPEPRITVGRPGLQTSVQDWPGRTGLWQIGVPPSGPMDDLSFRLGNTALGNPEGAPGLEFTMTGPSLAFTHATTVCVTGADVAVTVDGMELPAWTPVTIPAGGTLDVGTAAGKGLRGYILFQGGLDIPKYLGSASTFTLGQFGGHAGRVLRAGDVLRAVKPAGTSEQAPATAVPLDNRPALTSTWELAVAEGPHGAPEFFQREDIEELYNAEYEVHFNSARTGVRLIGPKPRWARTDGGEAGLHPSNIHDTAYSVGALDFTGDTPILLGPDGPSLGGFVCPVTVVTAERWKLGQLRPGDKVRFVPIEASQAPSAKDLGPGRQLVLPGDAGWSDSLSTNPPAGASAGQRVLRGDGDDGVLGRVPDGPGRPAVTYRRSGDDNLLVEYGEMVLDLGLRARVHALHQHIEQLRVPGVVDLTPGIRSLQIKVDPSVLSTTRLLDLVQEVEAALPASSELVVPSRTVRLPLSWDDPATREAIERYMAGVRDDAPWCPWNIEFIRRINGLDSVNDVFDTVFNAEYLVLGLGDVYLGAPVATPLDPRHRLVTTKYNPARTWTPENAVGIGGAYMCIYGMEGPGGYQFVGRTTQVWSRYADSAPFEAGSPWLLRFFDRISWYPVSPEELLDLRADMAAGRGRGVEIEDGTFSLAEHELFLAENRESIDVFREKQGAAFAVERQAWADAGEFDRAEALAAVVAPAADDVVVPDGGSLVSAPFAASVWKVDVAEGDRVTKGQPLVSLEAMKMETVLEAPCDGVVLRVLPGAGSQVVAGEAVVVLGGSELETAGSETLELEEAAV; from the coding sequence CTGAACTCTTTCAACACGCTCCTGATCGCCAACCGAGGCGAGATCGCGTGCCGGATCATCGAGTCCGCCACAAAGCTGGGACTGCGGACTGTTGCCGTCTTCTCCGAGGCGGACCGGGGTGCCAAGCACGTCAGGCTCGCCGACGAGGCCGTGCTGCTGGGACCGGCCCCGGCCAAGGAGTCCTACCTGCGGGTGGACGCGATCCTGGCGGCAGCCAAGGCCACCGGCGCCGGTGCCATCCACCCCGGCTACGGCTTCCTGTCCGAGGACGCAGCCTTTGCCGAGGCGGTGGAAGCAGCCGGACTGGTCTTCGTGGGACCCACCGCCGAACAGTTGCGCATCTTTGGCACCAAGCACACAGCGCGCGACGCCGCCCGGGCAGCCGGGGTGCCGATGATCGCAGGGTCCGGGCTGCTGGAGGACGTGGACGACGCCGTCCAAGCCGGCAAGGCGATCGGCTTCCCGCTGATGCTCAAGGCCACCGGCGGTGGCGGCGGGATCGGCATGACCGTCTGCCGCTCGGAGGCGGAGCTTGTGGAAAGCTTCCCCCGCGTGGCCCGCCTCGCCGGCGCCAGCTTCGGCACCGCCGGCGTCTTCGCTGAGCGGTACGTGGAGAACGCCCGGCACGTTGAGGTGCAAATCTTTGGCGACGGCGAAGGCCGGGTGGTCAGCCTCGGCGACCGCGACTGCTCCCTGCAGCGCCGCCACCAGAAAGTCCTTGAGGAAGCCCCGGCTCCGGACCTCCCCGCCGAACTGCGGGAGGAACTGCACCGGAGTTCCCGCGCCCTGTGCGCCTCCCTTAACTACCGCTCCGCCGGCACGGTGGAATTCGTCTACGACTCCGCGCGTAAGGAAGCCTCCTTCCTTGAAGTCAATGCCCGGCTCCAGGTGGAGCACCCCGTCACCGAAGCCGTCACCGGCGTGGACCTGGTGGAATGGATGCTGCGCCTGGCCCAGGGCGGCAGCGAAGCCCAAACGGTCCTGGAAAGCCTGCCGGACAGCCTGCCCGTGACCGGCAGTGCCGTGGAAGCCCGCCTTTACGCCGAGGACCCGGCACGGGGATTCCAGCCCAGCGCCGGAACCGTCACCAATGCCGCCTATCCCACCGCAGCGGAGGCAAGGGTGGACGCCTGGGTGGAAACCGGCACCGAGGTCGCCACGAATTACGATCCCCTCCTGGGAAAGATCATCACCTCCGGCGCAACCCGTACCGAGGCCTTTGACCGGCTCGCCGCAGCCCTGGAAAACACCCGGATCGACGGCATAGAGACCAACCTGGGCATGCTCCGCGCCGTCAGTGGCATGGACGTGGTCCGCAGCGTCCAGCACTCCACCAACACGCTGGACAACGTGGGGGACCCGGAGCCGCGCATCACCGTGGGCCGCCCCGGCCTGCAGACCAGCGTGCAGGACTGGCCCGGCCGTACCGGGCTGTGGCAGATCGGCGTGCCGCCCAGCGGCCCCATGGATGACCTCTCCTTCCGGCTTGGCAACACCGCGCTGGGCAACCCCGAAGGCGCACCGGGCCTTGAGTTCACCATGACCGGCCCCAGCCTGGCCTTCACGCATGCCACCACCGTCTGCGTTACCGGCGCCGACGTGGCAGTGACAGTGGACGGAATGGAATTGCCCGCCTGGACGCCCGTGACCATCCCGGCAGGGGGAACGCTCGACGTCGGCACGGCAGCCGGCAAGGGCCTTCGCGGCTACATCCTGTTCCAGGGCGGCCTGGACATCCCGAAGTACCTGGGCAGCGCCTCAACCTTCACGCTGGGCCAGTTCGGCGGCCACGCCGGGCGGGTCCTGCGCGCCGGCGACGTGCTGAGGGCCGTCAAGCCTGCCGGCACGTCAGAACAAGCACCTGCCACTGCCGTCCCGCTCGACAACCGTCCCGCCCTCACCTCCACCTGGGAACTTGCCGTGGCCGAGGGCCCGCACGGCGCCCCGGAGTTCTTCCAGCGCGAAGACATCGAAGAGCTGTACAACGCGGAGTATGAGGTCCACTTCAACTCCGCCCGCACCGGGGTGCGCCTCATCGGCCCCAAGCCCCGCTGGGCGCGGACCGACGGCGGCGAGGCGGGCCTGCACCCCTCCAACATCCACGACACCGCCTACTCCGTGGGTGCCCTGGACTTCACCGGCGATACCCCCATCCTGCTGGGCCCGGACGGACCCAGCCTGGGCGGGTTCGTCTGCCCGGTCACCGTAGTGACGGCCGAGCGCTGGAAGCTCGGCCAGCTCCGGCCGGGGGATAAAGTCCGGTTCGTGCCCATCGAAGCCAGCCAGGCGCCGTCGGCCAAGGACCTGGGACCCGGCCGCCAGCTGGTCCTTCCGGGCGACGCCGGCTGGTCCGACAGCCTTTCAACGAACCCTCCGGCGGGCGCTTCGGCGGGGCAGCGCGTGCTCCGCGGCGATGGCGACGACGGCGTGCTGGGCCGGGTGCCCGATGGTCCCGGCCGGCCCGCGGTCACCTACCGCCGGTCCGGCGACGACAACCTGCTGGTGGAATACGGCGAGATGGTGCTGGACCTTGGCCTGCGTGCCCGGGTGCACGCCCTGCACCAGCACATCGAGCAGCTCCGCGTGCCAGGCGTCGTGGACCTCACCCCGGGAATCCGGTCTCTGCAGATCAAAGTTGACCCGTCCGTCCTGTCCACCACGCGGCTGCTGGACCTGGTCCAGGAAGTCGAGGCCGCCCTGCCGGCAAGCTCCGAACTGGTGGTTCCCAGCCGCACCGTCCGGCTGCCGCTGTCCTGGGACGACCCCGCCACCCGCGAGGCGATCGAACGCTACATGGCAGGCGTCCGCGACGACGCCCCCTGGTGCCCCTGGAACATCGAATTCATCCGCCGGATCAACGGCCTGGACTCCGTCAACGATGTGTTCGACACCGTCTTCAACGCCGAATACCTGGTCCTGGGCCTGGGTGACGTATACCTCGGCGCGCCGGTGGCCACCCCGCTCGACCCCCGGCACCGCCTGGTCACCACCAAATACAACCCGGCCCGGACCTGGACGCCGGAAAACGCCGTGGGCATCGGCGGCGCGTACATGTGCATTTACGGCATGGAAGGACCGGGCGGCTACCAGTTCGTTGGCCGCACCACCCAGGTGTGGTCGCGGTACGCGGACTCGGCACCGTTCGAAGCCGGTTCGCCGTGGCTGCTGCGCTTCTTCGACCGCATCTCCTGGTACCCCGTCAGCCCCGAGGAACTCCTTGACCTGCGGGCAGACATGGCGGCCGGACGTGGCCGCGGCGTGGAGATCGAGGACGGCACATTCTCCCTGGCCGAGCACGAACTCTTCCTGGCGGAGAACCGTGAGTCCATCGACGTCTTCCGGGAGAAACAGGGGGCAGCTTTCGCAGTGGAGCGGCAGGCATGGGCCGACGCCGGCGAGTTTGACCGCGCCGAGGCGCTGGCTGCCGTCGTGGCACCGGCAGCTGACGATGTGGTGGTTCCGGACGGCGGCTCACTCGTCTCCGCACCCTTCGCCGCGAGCGTCTGGAAGGTAGACGTGGCGGAAGGCGACCGGGTAACCAAGGGCCAGCCCCTGGTGTCCCTGGAGGCCATGAAGATGGAAACCGTGCTGGAAGCGCCGTGCGACGGTGTGGTGCTCCGGGTGCTCCCCGGTGCCGGCTCGCAGGTGGTCGCAGGCGAGGCAGTGGTGGTCCTCGGCGGCTCGGAGCTGGAGACGGCCGGTTCGGAAACCCTGGAACTGGAAGAGGCAGCAGTATGA